One Methanococcus aeolicus Nankai-3 DNA segment encodes these proteins:
- a CDS encoding DUF1643 domain-containing protein: MKARIGRQVKHFENIDVDCITAIFSKNNLYRYTLQMQYKDRIEQNNTITVILKNPSSANEKMADNTIRRVEGFVHCNFPDVKYLNILNIFAYRATDAKDVKNALINNGLNYIVGIENDKYIKSFVKESDYIIKAWGGNSGINKKAYNQRIEQVNDLIHNNVKKDVPIYRVDGNGKGSSLYPFHACFWSYTMGLEKY; the protein is encoded by the coding sequence ATGAAGGCACGAATAGGAAGACAGGTAAAGCACTTTGAAAACATAGATGTAGATTGTATAACTGCAATATTTTCCAAAAACAATTTATACAGATATACATTACAGATGCAATATAAAGACAGAATAGAACAAAATAACACCATTACAGTTATTCTTAAAAATCCATCTTCGGCAAATGAAAAAATGGCAGATAACACTATACGAAGAGTAGAAGGCTTCGTTCATTGCAATTTTCCAGATGTAAAATATTTAAATATATTGAATATTTTTGCATACCGGGCAACCGATGCAAAAGATGTTAAAAATGCCCTAATAAACAATGGATTAAATTATATTGTAGGAATAGAAAACGATAAATACATAAAATCATTTGTAAAAGAAAGTGATTATATAATTAAAGCATGGGGCGGAAATAGTGGAATTAATAAAAAAGCATATAATCAAAGAATTGAGCAAGTAAATGATTTAATACATAATAATGTTAAAAAAGATGTTCCTATTTATAGAGTAGATGGCAATGGAAAAGGGAGCTCCTTGTATCCATTTCATGCCTGTTTTTGGAGTTATACTATGGGATTAGAAAAATATTAA
- the ribC gene encoding riboflavin synthase has protein sequence MTIKVGIADTTFAMVDMASVAIKTLNNMTDKIKIIRYTVPGMKDLPVACKKLIEEEGCEITMALGMPGKMDKDKVCAHEASQGLMMAQLMTNKHIIEVFVHEDEAKDGKELDWLAKRRAEEHAENVYYMLFNQKYLQKRAGQGLRQGFEDVGSALK, from the coding sequence ATGACAATTAAAGTAGGTATAGCCGATACCACATTTGCTATGGTGGATATGGCATCAGTAGCCATTAAAACGCTAAACAATATGACTGATAAAATAAAAATAATAAGATACACAGTTCCGGGAATGAAAGACCTACCAGTTGCATGCAAAAAACTAATAGAGGAAGAGGGATGCGAAATAACCATGGCATTGGGTATGCCCGGAAAAATGGATAAAGATAAAGTTTGTGCTCATGAGGCATCTCAGGGTCTTATGATGGCACAGTTAATGACAAATAAACATATAATAGAAGTATTTGTTCATGAGGACGAGGCAAAAGACGGAAAAGAGTTAGACTGGCTTGCAAAAAGAAGAGCAGAGGAACATGCCGAAAATGTTTATTACATGTTATTTAACCAAAAATATTTACAAAAAAGAGCAGGGCAAGGATTAAGGCAAGGTTTTGAAGATGTTGGTTCAGCATTGAAATAA
- the ribB gene encoding 3,4-dihydroxy-2-butanone-4-phosphate synthase gives MSENAKIEKAINDLKNGKMILIYDSDDREGEADMVVASEFITPEHIRTMRKDGGGLICTAIHPKYCEAVGIPFMIDVFDCANEKFPILKELYPNDIPYDEKSSFSITVNHRSTFTGITDNDRALTIKKLAELLKEKRYNDFGKEFRAPGHVVLLRASEGLLKNREGHTEMTVALAELAGLTPITTICEMMGDDGKAMSRAETEKYAEEHGLAHLNGEELINYYMDKINK, from the coding sequence ATGAGTGAAAATGCTAAAATTGAAAAAGCCATAAATGATTTAAAAAATGGAAAAATGATATTAATTTACGATAGCGATGATAGGGAGGGGGAAGCCGATATGGTTGTAGCTTCGGAATTTATAACTCCTGAACACATAAGAACTATGAGAAAAGACGGGGGAGGATTAATTTGCACAGCAATACACCCAAAATATTGTGAAGCTGTCGGAATTCCTTTTATGATTGATGTGTTCGATTGTGCAAATGAGAAATTCCCTATTTTAAAAGAATTGTATCCTAATGATATACCATATGATGAAAAATCTTCATTTTCAATAACTGTAAATCATAGGAGCACATTTACAGGAATAACTGATAATGATAGGGCACTCACAATAAAAAAATTGGCGGAGCTCCTAAAAGAAAAAAGATACAATGATTTTGGAAAAGAGTTCAGAGCTCCCGGACATGTGGTGTTGTTGAGGGCATCAGAAGGACTTTTAAAAAATAGGGAAGGACATACGGAAATGACCGTAGCTCTTGCAGAATTGGCTGGTTTAACTCCAATTACCACAATTTGCGAAATGATGGGGGACGATGGAAAAGCCATGAGCAGAGCGGAAACCGAAAAATATGCGGAAGAACATGGTTTGGCACATTTAAACGGGGAAGAATTAATAAATTACTACATGGATAAAATAAACAAATAA
- the ribK gene encoding CTP-dependent riboflavin kinase, with product MLNKLFGRVVSGKGEGKHYMSLPPYKEKFKNILGFEPYEGTLNVKLGYIINLNELNPIEVDDFYYKNNKYYGVKLIPVRICIKDYCVNGAIVYPKKTEHPNNVIELIAPIKLRKYLSLKNNYMVKIRL from the coding sequence ATGCTAAATAAATTATTTGGCCGTGTAGTTTCAGGAAAAGGTGAAGGGAAGCACTACATGTCTCTTCCCCCATATAAAGAAAAATTTAAAAATATTCTTGGATTTGAACCTTATGAAGGCACTTTAAATGTTAAATTAGGATATATAATAAATTTAAACGAGTTAAATCCTATAGAAGTGGATGATTTTTATTATAAAAATAATAAATACTATGGCGTTAAATTAATACCTGTAAGAATATGTATAAAAGATTATTGTGTAAATGGTGCTATCGTATATCCAAAAAAAACTGAGCATCCAAATAATGTAATAGAATTAATAGCCCCCATTAAATTGAGAAAATATTTATCTTTAAAAAATAATTATATGGTAAAAATTAGATTATAA
- a CDS encoding MTAP family purine nucleoside phosphorylase, with product MIGIIGGTGISTILNKGREEIINTKYGNAKVLIDKESDVVLLFRHGIRHNTPPHKINYRANIMALKQLGVDKILAINAVGSLKEEITPGSFVVANDFIEFTKERKSTFYDGENGEVVHIDVSEPYCPQMTELIKCLLNNRGYKYCEGTYVCTEGPRFETKAEINFYKTIGDIVGMTAYPEVVLARELQLCYGSICTVSNYCTGISKSRLTISEVYETINEMENEILNIVEDIINYKRDQCSYCKNILNDAKM from the coding sequence TTGATAGGCATAATCGGAGGAACTGGAATATCTACAATATTAAATAAAGGCAGAGAGGAAATAATAAACACAAAATATGGAAATGCAAAGGTATTAATTGATAAAGAAAGCGATGTAGTTTTATTATTTAGGCACGGCATACGCCATAACACCCCACCACACAAAATAAATTATAGGGCCAATATTATGGCACTTAAACAGCTTGGTGTCGATAAAATTTTAGCAATAAATGCCGTAGGTTCATTAAAAGAAGAAATAACTCCGGGAAGTTTTGTAGTGGCAAATGATTTTATAGAATTCACAAAAGAAAGGAAAAGCACATTTTACGATGGAGAAAATGGCGAAGTTGTGCATATTGATGTTTCAGAGCCTTATTGCCCACAAATGACAGAATTAATAAAATGTTTATTGAATAATAGGGGCTACAAATATTGCGAAGGCACCTATGTATGCACAGAAGGGCCAAGATTTGAAACTAAGGCAGAAATAAATTTCTATAAAACAATAGGAGATATTGTGGGCATGACGGCATACCCCGAAGTAGTTCTTGCTAGGGAGCTCCAACTATGCTATGGTTCTATATGCACAGTCTCCAACTATTGCACAGGAATATCTAAAAGTAGATTAACTATATCAGAAGTATATGAAACAATAAATGAAATGGAAAATGAAATATTGAATATTGTGGAGGATATAATAAATTATAAACGGGACCAATGTAGTTATTGTAAAAATATACTAAATGATGCTAAAATGTAA
- a CDS encoding transposase, with amino-acid sequence MEGAGREVILVNPAYTSKKCSNCGFVVSSLKLYDRLFFCPNCGWNIDRDYNASLNILKSGLGESVVPVEGRPLLRIIPYIKVISGQVSPMSQGAPSVREG; translated from the coding sequence GTGGAAGGTGCTGGTAGAGAAGTAATACTTGTAAATCCTGCATATACTTCTAAAAAGTGTTCCAACTGCGGTTTTGTAGTTAGTAGTTTAAAATTGTATGATAGGCTCTTTTTCTGTCCAAACTGCGGTTGGAATATTGATAGGGATTACAATGCGTCCCTAAATATATTAAAGTCAGGGCTTGGAGAGTCCGTTGTACCTGTGGAGGGGAGACCTCTACTCAGAATTATACCTTACATAAAGGTAATCTCTGGGCAAGTATCCCCTATGAGTCAGGGAGCTCCTTCCGTAAGGGAGGGGTAA
- a CDS encoding RNA-guided endonuclease InsQ/TnpB family protein, with translation MMRTYKFRIYPSKRLQETIEEHLNICRYLYNYLLEQKTKNPKLNKGDTQKLITEHKKENPELKKVHSKVLQLVNNKLWGSLKALGKLKQNGHKVGRLRFKSSKNHYKTIEYNQSGFKVDYKTKRLKLSKIGEIPITLHRKIKGVIKGIIIKKEPTGKWFAFFQVEEEPKPLPKTNKVIGIDLGIDGYAIDSDGNKFENPKFIDKTLDKIKKVQKNLSRKVRGSNNYKKTKLKLINVYDKLNNQKNDFLHKLSRYYVNNYDKIVLEDLNIKSMVENKKCQKTLNRHILDGSWKKFINLLLYI, from the coding sequence ATGATGAGAACTTATAAGTTTAGGATATATCCCTCTAAGAGACTCCAAGAAACAATAGAAGAGCATCTAAACATTTGTAGATACCTCTATAATTATCTTTTGGAACAAAAAACTAAAAATCCGAAATTAAACAAGGGAGACACTCAAAAACTAATCACAGAGCATAAAAAGGAAAATCCTGAACTTAAAAAAGTCCATTCCAAAGTCCTTCAACTTGTGAATAATAAACTTTGGGGTAGTCTCAAAGCATTAGGAAAACTAAAACAGAATGGGCATAAAGTAGGTAGATTAAGATTTAAATCATCTAAAAATCACTATAAAACGATAGAATACAATCAATCAGGTTTCAAGGTTGATTATAAAACCAAAAGACTTAAACTATCCAAAATAGGAGAAATTCCTATAACACTACACAGAAAAATTAAAGGAGTAATTAAAGGAATAATTATAAAAAAAGAACCAACTGGTAAGTGGTTTGCCTTTTTTCAAGTGGAAGAAGAACCTAAACCATTACCTAAAACTAATAAAGTTATAGGTATCGATTTAGGAATCGATGGTTATGCCATCGATTCAGACGGGAACAAATTTGAAAATCCTAAATTTATTGACAAAACTTTAGATAAAATAAAGAAAGTCCAAAAGAACTTATCTCGAAAGGTTAGGGGTTCTAATAACTACAAAAAGACCAAATTAAAACTTATCAATGTTTATGATAAATTAAACAATCAGAAAAATGATTTTCTACATAAACTATCAAGGTATTATGTAAATAACTATGATAAAATAGTTTTAGAAGATTTAAATATAAAATCAATGGTTGAAAACAAAAAATGTCAAAAGACCTTAAACCGTCATATTCTTGATGGTTCTTGGAAAAAATTCATAAATTTGCTTCTCTACATCTAA
- a CDS encoding selenouridine synthase SelU-like subunit, which translates to MDEEILSRLLTFKNTVILAIQLKTGKKLITDGNKILAGKISGELASFILNKSKTIEFPTTLKYKDELIYFEPIDIKKYLGSIGKELLDEVITLSDFEEMDKSNVVIVDARAPREYAKKTIPNAINVPIFLDDEHETIGKTYKQEGRDKAMNLASEIIGESIKRITQNAIKIDNNKTIVVFCARGGMRSQAMATIFKLLGFKVKRLIGGFKGYNLTYSIRSPLP; encoded by the coding sequence ATGGACGAAGAAATACTTTCAAGACTACTGACATTTAAAAATACCGTAATATTGGCAATACAGTTAAAAACTGGAAAAAAATTAATAACTGATGGAAATAAAATATTGGCTGGAAAAATAAGTGGAGAATTGGCTTCATTTATATTGAATAAATCAAAAACTATTGAGTTCCCTACAACTTTAAAATATAAAGATGAATTAATTTATTTTGAACCAATCGATATTAAAAAATATTTGGGTTCTATTGGCAAGGAGCTCCTTGACGAAGTAATTACATTATCGGATTTTGAAGAGATGGATAAATCAAATGTTGTTATTGTTGATGCCAGAGCTCCGAGAGAATATGCTAAAAAAACTATTCCAAATGCTATAAATGTGCCTATTTTTTTAGACGATGAGCACGAAACAATAGGAAAAACCTATAAACAAGAAGGCAGGGATAAAGCTATGAATTTAGCTTCTGAGATAATCGGGGAAAGTATAAAAAGAATAACCCAAAATGCCATAAAAATTGATAACAACAAAACAATTGTGGTATTTTGTGCAAGGGGAGGAATGAGAAGTCAGGCAATGGCAACTATTTTTAAATTATTGGGCTTTAAGGTAAAAAGATTGATAGGAGGATTTAAAGGATATAATTTAACTTATTCCATAAGAAGTCCCCTTCCGTAA
- a CDS encoding selenouridine synthase SelU-like subunit: protein MIIFGLFGKTGCGKTEILEELKNYHPVIDIEGCGNTRGSILGDLYHLKQNDQKTFDKLLNEQIEKAKEKGYCILEFEGSRIGGNIKLDIPEPFSNLKNYDYCMVINCPYECQIQRLLSYYLPKNEEEKKLLLEKFKTLKTLFKREEKIKFVGEIIELLEKEDYYNSAKLIEEKLYGDAYMRPLKKITVDLDVYNTDLSKSVEIINNFVNEKLTEHNITEHNINKN from the coding sequence ATGATAATTTTTGGATTATTTGGAAAAACAGGTTGTGGAAAAACCGAAATATTGGAGGAATTAAAAAATTACCATCCTGTAATAGATATAGAAGGATGCGGGAACACAAGAGGTAGTATTTTAGGAGATTTATATCATTTGAAACAAAATGACCAAAAGACATTTGATAAATTATTAAATGAACAAATTGAAAAGGCAAAGGAAAAAGGATACTGTATATTAGAGTTTGAAGGTAGTAGAATAGGAGGCAATATTAAATTGGATATTCCAGAGCCATTTTCAAATTTAAAGAATTATGATTATTGTATGGTTATAAACTGCCCCTATGAGTGCCAAATTCAGCGACTTTTGAGTTATTATTTGCCAAAAAATGAAGAAGAGAAAAAATTATTGCTTGAAAAATTCAAGACGCTTAAAACACTGTTTAAGAGGGAAGAAAAAATTAAGTTTGTTGGCGAAATAATTGAACTTCTGGAAAAGGAGGACTATTACAACTCTGCTAAATTAATTGAGGAAAAATTATATGGTGACGCCTACATGAGGCCACTGAAAAAAATAACCGTCGATTTGGATGTATATAATACGGATTTATCAAAATCTGTTGAAATAATAAATAATTTTGTGAATGAAAAATTAACTGAACATAATATAACTGAACATAATATAAATAAAAATTAA
- a CDS encoding tetratricopeptide repeat protein: MEKEWIKVGITLYGQRRYMDAIGAIDTAISINPKNSNAWKHKGIAFRKWKKYPNAIECFDKALNLNPKNSSAWMHKGVLYGKINKYEEAITCLDKSLELTPNNARVWIYKGVILRKWEKYEEAITYFNKALEINPKDARVWKHAGVLFSKLEKYEEALLCFNKATEVNPRVKQIFDEKGVVLENLGRYEEALECYNILLNRNPKNSGILNLKIRVLRKMKRYEDALNCCDEVLNINPENKNTYFIKLQILRNLERYEDALNCCDEVLNIISSSKKGNIWNIKGDIFNDLGEYNKAIGCFNKALEINPHDDYAKQGKIFAINILELQEDM; encoded by the coding sequence TTGGAAAAAGAATGGATAAAGGTAGGAATTACATTATATGGGCAAAGAAGATATATGGACGCAATAGGGGCGATAGATACGGCAATATCCATTAACCCAAAAAATAGCAACGCCTGGAAGCATAAAGGTATCGCATTTAGAAAATGGAAAAAATACCCCAATGCAATAGAATGTTTTGATAAGGCACTAAATTTAAACCCAAAAAATAGCAGTGCTTGGATGCACAAAGGAGTTTTATATGGCAAAATAAATAAATATGAAGAAGCAATAACATGTCTCGATAAATCATTAGAATTAACACCAAATAATGCCCGAGTTTGGATATATAAGGGAGTAATACTTAGAAAATGGGAAAAATATGAAGAAGCAATAACTTATTTTAATAAGGCGTTGGAAATAAATCCAAAAGATGCCCGAGTTTGGAAACATGCGGGAGTTCTATTTAGTAAATTGGAAAAATATGAAGAAGCACTGTTATGTTTTAACAAAGCAACAGAAGTTAATCCACGAGTTAAACAGATTTTCGATGAAAAAGGAGTTGTGCTTGAAAATTTAGGGAGGTATGAAGAAGCACTGGAATGTTATAATATTTTATTGAATAGAAACCCAAAAAATAGTGGAATATTAAATCTTAAAATACGAGTTCTTAGAAAGATGAAAAGATACGAAGATGCCCTAAATTGCTGTGATGAGGTATTAAATATAAATCCAGAAAACAAAAATACTTATTTTATTAAACTACAAATACTCAGAAATTTGGAAAGATACGAAGATGCCCTAAATTGCTGTGATGAGGTATTAAATATTATTTCAAGTTCAAAAAAAGGCAATATTTGGAATATCAAAGGAGATATATTCAATGATTTGGGGGAGTATAATAAAGCAATAGGATGTTTCAATAAGGCGTTGGAAATAAATCCGCATGATGATTATGCCAAACAAGGCAAAATATTTGCAATCAATATATTGGAATTGCAAGAGGATATGTAA
- a CDS encoding methionine synthase has protein sequence MIKTVVGSYPVVKGAPQNIMDKIKDKLGMFDEFKYAIEQSIYGQVEAGIDILSDGQTRGDMVEIFVSNLYGFEGKRVVGKIEHTKPITLNDIKYSNKILKSLPNTQNKSIKGLLTGPCTIASSIRIENNNHYSDNKDENLIYDLAVALKKEALDIQNEVSTIQIDEPILSTGMYDLDMAKKAINLITEDLNIPISMHVCGGVSGIYSELHNFNVDMLDFEFASNKKNLEVLEDINKKIGFGCINTKLKTVESVDDIKSLIGEGVEILKNNSKFNGINGNMVDKLNNFVVIDPDCGMRLLPLGVAQQKLKNMCMACDEFENEIKE, from the coding sequence ATGATTAAAACAGTAGTTGGAAGTTATCCCGTAGTTAAGGGAGCTCCGCAAAATATAATGGATAAAATAAAAGATAAATTAGGAATGTTCGACGAATTTAAATATGCCATAGAACAGTCAATTTATGGGCAGGTAGAGGCTGGAATAGATATATTAAGCGACGGGCAAACTAGGGGAGATATGGTTGAAATATTTGTAAGTAATTTATATGGATTTGAGGGAAAAAGAGTTGTAGGCAAAATAGAACACACAAAACCAATAACTCTTAATGATATAAAATACTCAAATAAAATATTGAAATCTCTGCCAAATACTCAAAATAAAAGTATTAAAGGATTGTTGACGGGACCATGCACAATAGCATCTTCCATAAGAATAGAAAATAATAATCATTATTCAGATAATAAAGACGAAAATTTAATCTATGATTTGGCAGTTGCCTTAAAAAAAGAAGCCTTAGATATTCAGAATGAGGTATCTACAATACAAATTGATGAGCCCATATTATCCACAGGAATGTATGATTTGGACATGGCAAAAAAGGCAATTAATTTAATTACAGAGGATTTAAACATACCTATATCAATGCATGTTTGCGGTGGCGTGTCGGGGATATACTCGGAGCTCCATAATTTTAATGTAGATATGTTGGATTTTGAATTTGCATCAAATAAGAAAAATCTTGAAGTTTTGGAAGATATTAATAAAAAGATAGGATTTGGATGTATTAACACAAAATTAAAAACAGTTGAATCGGTTGATGATATTAAATCCCTTATTGGAGAAGGGGTAGAGATTTTAAAAAATAACTCTAAATTTAACGGCATAAATGGAAATATGGTCGATAAATTAAATAATTTTGTAGTTATCGACCCAGATTGTGGTATGAGGTTATTACCGTTGGGCGTAGCACAACAAAAATTAAAAAATATGTGCATGGCATGCGATGAATTTGAAAATGAAATAAAAGAATAA
- the ade gene encoding adenine deaminase: MIILKNANIVGVRNGTIVNGSIGINGDKIAFVDYIDYNNHNNDNIYNKNENTQEIRRKQRFNTRSEAPVKIIDLKGKFVCPTFIDAHIHIESSHITPSEFEKYALKYGVSKVIIDPHEIANVVGVNGIKFMLNDAKLLDVYCMVPSCVPATELETNGAPITSKDIEELFKQNNYRILGLGEVMNYIGVINKDKNIIDKINMAKKYNKLIDGHAPQLTREDLINYVNMGIMSDHECTTEDEALEKLQLGLKLMVREGTASKNIYLLKIIDILKRKGTYNKLFKNIMLVSDDISVKDLKEGYLINTLKKAVKYVSPIEAIQMITINPANYFGLDMEIKPDNYADLIIFDDLEEFKINSVIIKGKFLNELNKYNKNNNIKNNKNNNDNLINKSINYNYKTENDFLIDGIDGGGAPISTNSKVRIIEPIGSSLITNEIMLNIDDAKTKLKNNEINRIFVLERHRNTNKIGKGLIKYLKTGTIASSYAHDSHNVIVIGNNLKDIAIAVNHLKDMGGGFVAVKDGKIIEQVKLNMGGIMGADGEYIYKKINDIENKTKNWSIIENNNLFLSMSFLSLSVIPNLKITDFGLIKNNKIVNLVEL, encoded by the coding sequence ATGATAATATTAAAAAATGCCAACATTGTGGGCGTCAGGAACGGAACAATAGTAAATGGAAGTATTGGAATAAATGGGGATAAAATAGCTTTTGTGGATTATATTGATTACAACAACCATAATAATGACAATATATATAATAAAAACGAGAACACACAGGAAATTAGACGAAAACAACGATTCAATACTCGAAGCGAAGCTCCAGTAAAAATAATTGATTTAAAAGGAAAATTCGTATGCCCCACATTTATTGATGCCCACATACATATAGAATCATCTCATATTACTCCATCAGAATTTGAAAAATATGCCTTAAAATATGGCGTATCAAAGGTAATAATAGACCCACACGAAATAGCAAATGTGGTTGGAGTCAATGGTATTAAATTTATGCTAAATGATGCGAAATTACTTGATGTTTATTGTATGGTTCCTTCCTGTGTTCCGGCCACAGAATTAGAAACCAATGGAGCTCCAATAACTTCAAAAGATATTGAGGAATTATTTAAACAAAATAATTACAGAATATTGGGATTGGGAGAGGTAATGAATTATATTGGAGTAATAAACAAAGATAAAAATATTATTGATAAAATAAATATGGCTAAAAAATATAATAAACTAATAGATGGACATGCACCTCAATTAACAAGGGAGGACTTAATTAATTATGTTAATATGGGCATAATGTCAGACCACGAATGCACAACAGAAGATGAAGCACTGGAAAAGCTCCAATTGGGATTAAAATTAATGGTTAGAGAGGGGACAGCTTCAAAAAATATATATTTATTAAAAATAATTGATATTTTAAAAAGAAAAGGCACATACAATAAATTATTTAAAAATATAATGCTTGTTAGTGATGATATTTCTGTAAAAGACTTAAAAGAAGGATATTTAATAAATACACTTAAAAAAGCAGTTAAATATGTAAGCCCCATTGAAGCAATTCAAATGATTACAATTAATCCAGCAAATTATTTTGGACTTGATATGGAAATAAAACCAGATAATTATGCTGATTTAATCATATTTGATGATTTGGAGGAATTTAAAATAAATTCCGTAATTATTAAAGGTAAATTTTTAAATGAATTAAATAAATATAATAAAAATAATAATATTAAAAACAATAAAAATAACAATGATAATTTAATAAATAAATCAATAAATTATAATTACAAAACAGAAAATGATTTTTTGATTGACGGAATTGATGGGGGGGGAGCTCCCATATCAACCAATTCAAAAGTTAGAATAATTGAGCCAATAGGGAGCTCCCTTATAACTAATGAAATAATGTTAAATATAGACGATGCTAAAACAAAATTGAAGAATAACGAAATAAATAGAATATTCGTTTTAGAAAGACATCGAAATACCAATAAAATAGGAAAAGGACTTATAAAATATTTAAAAACTGGAACAATAGCTTCGTCTTATGCCCACGATAGCCATAATGTGATAGTTATAGGAAATAATTTAAAAGATATAGCCATTGCCGTTAATCATTTAAAGGATATGGGAGGAGGATTTGTTGCCGTAAAAGATGGGAAAATAATTGAGCAGGTAAAACTAAATATGGGGGGAATTATGGGGGCCGATGGAGAATATATTTACAAAAAAATAAATGACATAGAAAATAAGACAAAAAATTGGAGTATAATTGAAAATAACAACCTATTTTTATCTATGTCTTTTTTATCTCTTTCAGTAATTCCCAATTTAAAAATAACGGATTTTGGACTAATTAAAAATAATAAAATTGTTAATCTGGTGGAATTATGA
- a CDS encoding HDIG domain-containing metalloprotein, with amino-acid sequence MEQSPTRKLYNMDDLFNLVEKIEDKDLKNIVIDFINNPLPSHKDVEDTNIPFEQSPASIRWHHKYEGGLIEHTMAITDLALNMAKSLENSYNLQLNKDLIIAGGILHDIMKPQNYIIKDNKNNGNNNNQYDHISEFHLEHLTLMVAEMYKRNVPMELIKIVASHHGEYGAMKPDSIESWLLHYADSIDASLNDVAIKICNARARDMGIQEQDIYEAFTPLKIYELRSTVGKEKLKEYLNGVFINECEED; translated from the coding sequence ATGGAACAATCACCTACAAGAAAATTATATAATATGGATGATTTATTTAATTTGGTAGAAAAAATAGAAGATAAAGATTTAAAAAATATCGTTATTGATTTTATAAACAATCCTTTGCCATCGCATAAGGATGTAGAGGATACCAATATACCATTTGAACAATCTCCTGCAAGCATAAGGTGGCATCACAAATATGAAGGAGGATTAATTGAGCACACCATGGCAATTACAGATTTGGCATTAAATATGGCAAAATCTCTTGAAAATAGTTATAATTTACAATTAAATAAGGATTTAATTATTGCGGGGGGGATATTGCACGACATAATGAAGCCTCAAAATTATATTATAAAAGATAATAAAAATAATGGCAATAATAACAACCAATATGACCATATATCAGAGTTTCATTTGGAGCATCTGACCCTTATGGTGGCAGAAATGTATAAAAGAAATGTGCCAATGGAATTAATAAAAATTGTGGCATCACATCATGGAGAATATGGGGCCATGAAACCCGACAGCATAGAGAGTTGGTTATTACATTATGCGGACAGTATTGATGCCTCATTAAATGATGTGGCAATAAAAATATGCAATGCCAGAGCAAGAGATATGGGAATACAAGAACAGGATATTTACGAAGCATTTACCCCATTAAAAATTTATGAGCTCCGTTCCACAGTTGGAAAAGAAAAATTAAAAGAATATTTGAACGGCGTATTTATAAACGAATGTGAAGAAGATTAA
- a CDS encoding cysteine-rich small domain-containing protein, with amino-acid sequence MLELHENHLKKVFNLCGANRDCEYYPCHYDNQVCLWCYCPFYPCNDEEFGELITRKDGTTIWSCMNCGWVHRPEVASEILKEILKITNDKNIDDAVNIMDNHELMLKIREKVKKKYKKNIKVNK; translated from the coding sequence ATGTTGGAGCTCCATGAAAATCATTTAAAAAAAGTATTCAATTTATGTGGTGCAAACAGGGATTGTGAATATTATCCATGCCATTATGATAATCAAGTTTGTTTATGGTGTTATTGTCCATTTTATCCATGCAATGACGAAGAATTTGGAGAATTAATCACCAGAAAAGACGGAACTACCATATGGAGTTGTATGAATTGTGGGTGGGTGCATCGACCAGAAGTAGCATCAGAAATATTAAAAGAAATATTAAAAATTACAAATGATAAAAATATAGACGATGCCGTTAATATTATGGATAATCATGAATTGATGTTAAAAATAAGGGAAAAAGTTAAAAAGAAATATAAAAAGAATATTAAAGTAAATAAATAA